One Planctomycetota bacterium DNA segment encodes these proteins:
- a CDS encoding VCBS repeat-containing protein, giving the protein MHLKIQTAATIAAAALFGATSHALADFTPSEERPVVFFDVSSFAEIYSRPDTKYGGPTVADMDSDGFYDLIFYNHNQTPIFHYRNDGDGTFTKLDNLFRLADTHGVAPGDYDR; this is encoded by the coding sequence ATGCACCTCAAAATCCAAACAGCCGCCACCATCGCTGCCGCCGCGCTTTTCGGAGCGACATCGCACGCGCTGGCCGACTTCACGCCGAGCGAAGAGCGACCGGTCGTCTTCTTCGACGTCTCGAGCTTCGCCGAGATCTACTCCAGGCCCGACACCAAGTACGGCGGGCCGACCGTTGCCGACATGGATAGTGACGGCTTCTATGACCTGATCTTCTACAACCACAACCAGACGCCCATCTTTCACTACCGGAACGACGGCGACGGAACGTTCACTAAGTTGGACAACCTCTTCCGGCTGGCCGACACGCACGGCGTTGCTCCGGGCGACTACGACCG